In the Podospora pseudocomata strain CBS 415.72m chromosome 5, whole genome shotgun sequence genome, one interval contains:
- a CDS encoding hypothetical protein (EggNog:ENOG503PF5H; antiSMASH:Cluster_4), producing MRTSSPIFLLLGAALASPNVIDDFVGQGQIHVLNSSSYVSADPATDTIGCLTASGLLSKSNCATFTRTESYPYMLVSSRGVCTFNDKSMPNNKDSYYGKNTYAWHCLEGAKTGIDGERYYTIQGFKHPYLCNGNLGCYYDIPDAPENDDDSGDSFSVQEVGKTKAVQPVWQFFWGAHQMGITPGHLQVLWLWVPVKGKEKRDDGEQRRLVQ from the exons ATGagaacctcatcaccaatcttcctcctcttgggaGCAGCACTCGCATCCCCAAACGTAATAGACGACTTTGTCGGCCAAGGCCAAATCCACGTCCTCAACTCGAGCTCCTACGTCTCGGCCGACCCGGCAACAGACACCATCGGCTGTCTGACCGCGTCGGGATTGCTGTCCAAATCCAACTGCGCCACATTCACGCGGACGGAAAGCTACCCCTACATGCTCGTCTCGTCAAGGGGCGTCTGTACGTTCAACGACAAGAGCATGCCCAACAACAAGGACAGCTACTACGGCAAGAACACGTACGCGTGGCACTGCCTCGAGGGGGCCAAGACCGGGATTGATGGAGAGAGGTATTATACTATT CAAGGATTCAAACACCCATACCTCTGCAACGGGAACCTGGGGTGCTACTACGACATCCCGGATGCTCCGGAAAATGATGACGATAGCGGGGACAGTTTCTCGGTTCAGGAGGTAGGCAAGACGAAGGCTGTGCAGCCAGTGTGGCAGTTCTTTTGGGGAGCCCATCAGATGGGGATCACGCCGGGGCATTTGCAGGTGTTGTGGCTTTGGGTGCCGGttaaggggaaggagaagagagatgatggggagcaGCGGAGGTTGGTTCAATAG
- a CDS encoding hypothetical protein (EggNog:ENOG503PGV0): MAAQHIPGAFPSSIPPTPADEPVQQPRQYPEEQDQGHHHRELNKLPKATDSRGHAHTDSGVNFTESETIQSAKGNNDRWVGPSEAVGGGTYVRDDVGPYQTSRPADDGSLQPRQLAKENSDEEFPIRRNNANEKPLGAAAVGAGAEAAIHDHNTIDSTDITPRRSHEQRSDPPYWGDLPKASSGGIYNTVTGHGSAQDDHDQHHHLPQRGTGVYNSVSGHGSQDAESRRHSQAATTGNRNATAGGPGGAVLPAPLSEIPEGQQKQTFSETDRSNVPPSSLPHSVSRDNALVAAPGSGPTDREINVSRQSPTQRAFPLSSSPKNARDDEATSTSNSRNAALAGTAALGAGAAAYGMADKNRNDKDAQNSHTESQARHSRSTSEDQGTRAAGGLLSRKPRDDRRNSSVDKHRSRSRSVQGEKKHKVLGIFSRHKDEERLQEDTSTHEPPVQQAERKPEPVLVGSTTGTTKTRNRLRKGSRSEPKDRRASSDSPTDTDNSNHNSTKAAAGAAAGAGAFGLLHHKKDKDGKVTEDQNTQEKPSFSSHPNQPLASQAPASNTAQVRQPRSSGVGSAVGLDAVELAHKHDPAHPVPGTAVPVGLATHKHDDPSTPFEHPREPPSPPHDDPKGSHGWVPAAVVGAAASGAPLAMRQSRDSTAANTATNQHPDTNVVYNTLPSGVQSNSTNISPRGSAVHESINTSRPVANAPGDYNVFASSSRPLSSNHPSESNNTHTGSSAQEPAYNHLSSSTPSGVALGSARQSESHGSRTGVVTQEPGAYNHLASGTTSGVKSDQSTDNSNTARHSTEGQINQEPDNYNHLSSGNASGIAAAGATAAGAAGVAAHKARGSTTETSRQGNLTQDSGQYKHLPSGTESGIKRDAGPTEGSRAHDLAASGSSRPSQNRTDSGPYNKLPSGTPSGVKIKPKDNSRRTTEPTVHAHDQHSSDRNVSSPTGPTGVPFTQHHRSQPSNIDTRDSHLKDLPLPASSSSPTNAHPSSHHTVVSPPVHAAPETGKATNPPPAAGESATLRYTSFPSTAKGMSPEVMPDTYRESVTKPHEQQGMSPEVMPEAYRESVSRPSDHSMEMSPEVMPNAYRSSVPRDSNNNNSDLKMRGMQPVQSEQYMTGQNKFVSHALAAATGAWAASSGTGNGNVGGVGTGNVNVPQGKVMHKCEHCGRDNDISGYVKEAMNRVTGVDRF, translated from the exons ATGGCGGCGCAGCACATTCCCGGggccttcccctcctcgatCCCACCCACTCCAGCCGACGAACCTGTGCAGCAGCCCCGGCAGTACCCGgaagagcaagaccaaggtcaccaccaccgtgagctcaacaagctcccCAAGGCGACCGATTCCCGCGGCCACGCTCATACCGATTCCGGTGTCAACTTTACCGAGTCCGAGACCATCCAATCAGCCAAGGGCAACAATGACCGCTGGGTTGGACCATCAGAAGCAGTTGGTGGGGGCACCTACGTCCGAGACGATGTTGGACCCTACCAGACCTCCCGGCCAGCAGATGATGGATCGCTACAACCAAGACAGTTGGCCAAAGAGAACAGTGATGAAGAGTTCCCGATCCGAAGGAATAATGCCAATGAGAAGCCacttggtgctgctgccgttggCGCTGGGGCTGAAGCAGCCATCCATGACCACAACACGATTGACAGCACCGACATAACCCCGCGTCGAAGCCACGAGCAACGCTCCGACCCACCATACTGGGGCGACCTCCCAAAGGCTTCCAGCGGAGGTATCTATAACACGGTGACAGGTCATGGCAGCGCGCAGGACGACCATGaccagcaccatcatctccctcaaaG GGGTACTGGAGTATATAACTCAGTATCCGGCCACGGCAGCCAGGATGCAGAGAGCAGGCGCCACAGCCAGGCTGCCACAACCGGCAACAGGAATGCCACGGCTGGCGGCCCCGGCGGTGCTGTGCTTCCTGCCCCCCTTTCGGAGATTCCTGAAgggcagcagaagcagacaTTCTCTGAAACTGACAGGTCCAATGTCCCACCTTCTTCGCTCCCCCACAGTGTCTCGCGGGACAATGCTTTGGTTGCAGCGCCTGGCTCAGGCCCGACCGACCGTGAGATCAACGTGAGCCGACAGTCCCCCACCCAACGAGCATTCCCGCTTTCGTCGTCTCCCAAGAACGCGCGGGACGATGAAGCTACGTCGACATCGAACAGCCGCAACGCTGCTCTTGCAGGCACCGCTGCCctcggtgctggtgccgcGGCTTACGGCATGGCGGACAAGAATAGGAACGACAAGGATGCTCAGAATTCCCACACCGAGTCTCAGGCTAGGCACTCGAGGAGCACTAGTGAGGATCAGGGCACTCGTGCTGCCGGCGGGCTCCTTTCGCGTAAGCCGCGGGATGATAGACGCAACTCGTCTGTCGACAAGCAcaggagccggagccgatCCGTCCAAggcgagaagaagcacaAGGTTCTTGGCATCTTCAGCCGGCacaaggacgaggagaggcTTCAGGAAGATACCTCGACCCACGAGCCTCCCGTGCAGCAGGCTGAGCGCAAGCCAGAGCCTGTTCTGGTTGGAAGCACGACGGGTACCACAAAGACTCGCAACCGTCTTAGAAAGGGAAGCAGGAGCGAGCCCAAGGACCGCAGGGCATCTTCCGATAGCCCTACTGACACTGATAACTCGAATCACAATAGTaccaaggctgctgccggTGCCGCTGCTGGTGCCGGTGCGTTTGGGCTGCTGCATcacaagaaggacaaggacggcAAGGTCACCGAGGACCAAAACACCCAGGAGAAACCTTCATTCTCTTCTCACCCCAACCAGCCGCTCGCTTCGCAAGCCCCCGCCAGCAACACAGCTCAAGTTAGGCAGCCCAGAAGCTCAGGGGTTGGATCTGCCGTCGGCCTCGATGCTGTTGAACTTGCTCACAAGCACGATCCTGCCCACCCAGTTCCCGGCACAGCTGTTCCCGTCGGACTTGCTACTCACAAGCATGATGACCCCTCCACTCCTTTTGAGCATCCTAGAGAgccgccctcccctcctcacgATGATCCGAAGGGCTCTCATGGCTGGGTTCCCGCTGCCGTGGTTGGCGCGGCCGCCAGCGGTGCCCCACTTGCTATGAGGCAATCAAGGGACTCTACCGCGGCAAACACAGCCACCAACCAGCACCCAGACACCAACGTGGTTTACAACACTCTGCCCTCTGGCGTCCAGTCAAACTCGACCAACATCAGCCCTCGTGGGTCAGCTGTCCATGAGTCCATCAATACCAGCAGACCAGTGGCCAACGCGCCTGGTGACTACAATGTCTTTGCCTCTTCTAGTCGGCCGCTTAGCTCAAACCACCCATCCGAGTCCAACAATACTCACACAGGATCCTCCGCTCAGGAGCCTGCCTACAACCATCTTTCGTCTAGCACTCCGTCTGGTGTGGCTCTAGGCTCTGCTCGTCAATCCGAGTCTCATGGGTCTCGGACTGGTGTTGTCACGCAGGAGCCTGGTGCTTACAACCATCTTGCTTCCGGCACCACATCTGGCGTGAAGAGTGACCAGTCTACCGATAACTCGAACACCGCTCGCCACTCAACCGAGGGTCAGATAAATCAAGAGCCTGACAACTACAACCATCTCTCGTCCGGCAATGCATCCGGCATCGCTGCCGCTGGTGCTACTGccgctggtgctgctggcgtGGCCGCACACAAGGCTCGCGGCTCAACGACTGAGACCTCTCGCCAGGGGAATCTAACTCAGGATTCCGGCCAGTACAAACATCTCCCCTCCGGTACTGAATCTGGTATCAAGAGAGATGCTGGCCCCACCGAGGGTAGCAGAGCACACGATCTTGCCGCCTCTGGGTCCAGCCGTCCTTCGCAGAACAGGACCGACTCTGGGCCATACAACAAGCTGCCCTCTGGAACACCCTCGGGCGTCAAGATTAAGCCCAAGGACAACTCCCGTCGCACCACGGAGCCCACCGTCCACGCCCATGACCAGCACTCGTCCGACCGTAACGTGTCTTCACCCACTGGGCCGACTGGTGTTCCCTTCACCCAGCATCACCGAAGCCAGCCTTCCAACATCGACACTCGTGATAGCCATCTGAAGGACCTGCCTCTTCCGGCCTCAtcctccagcccaaccaaCGCGCACCCGTCGTCTCACCACACGGTTGTCTCGCCTCCGGTGCACGCTGCTCCCGAGACCGGCAAGGCtaccaaccctccccccgccgccggcgAATCGGCCACTCTTCGGTATACTTCTTTCCCCAGCACGGCCAAGGGCATGAGCCCAGAAGTCATGCCAGATACCTACCGGGAGTCGGTGACCAAGCCGCATGAGCAGCAGGGAATGAGCCCCGAGGTGATGCCTGAGGCGTATAGAGAGTCTGTCTCCCGCCCTTCTGATCATTCTATGGAAATGAGCCCCGAGGTGATGCCCAATGCTTACAGATCTTCAGTTCCGcgagacagcaacaacaacaacagcgacTTGAAGATGAGGGGTATGCAGCCCGTGCAGTCTGAGCAGTATATGACTGGGCAGAATAAGTTTGTGAGCCatgctcttgctgctgctactggaGCCTGGGCTGCGAGTTCGGGTACGGGCAATGGGaatgttggtggtgttgggactGGCAATGTAAATGTGCCGCAGGGGAAGGTTATGCACAAGTGTGAGCATTGTGGGAGGGATAACGATATTAGTGGGTATGTGAAGGAGGCTATGAACAGGGTTACTGGGGTTGATAGGTTTTAA
- a CDS encoding hypothetical protein (EggNog:ENOG503PZWX): MSENSESYRYRRNERSRRRRRSCKRSPERQYACPDPEQPPASGPPPASRPAQPPQQPPILLSHIHPVTLEENIQGGKGVYASVSVLEPVMRIERSGTYNCGDPSARPVYRIIVSFKLQFNINRSTGELQRHNRIFDSVNVRYLYRSGERHDVLPKGDDVVTDIAMRNESGVSTDLTAGVTATGVGHPLPAFTAHAQHASKVTYERKLRSWRKSLTYETYPQPRSDCRDSYRPTITSLLGLPFACPVPEPSESSFRVSSSHVSGCYCRRHRECRHRSSRTWPYNRAAHWSGQTEAQLHLWTPEIYENMTCPVTVNREVDAALIDSILKVNKKGWRNEDGLRELRRYLHFDFDVEVRLREIGWGFMGMFRSTSQPPEIRARNDSGKPLCPDRTEFCVSCCTSKIVWPKYETRDLQSEAEDQIAKYGFIRRLQSPQEYQTSLEAGGAPTVSAGSSTAVGVGVGIGAGVAPPPQPTPQAQPTRQVAQPPPTNSRERPPPPAPEEEDPFSSVPTSNNDQSNSPSSYRRVMFSPDYMDPKRIYHRQHEQEDEEKQGEECGESQTSGYTTCTSTEVAFCRSKLRERRGRRRSRLSSTTGVTEKSRDSEPKELDTPMDVDTPENVKEIRIVLGREDSKRTESTHQVAGLEPGASRTRERIYRETMSISECSSSFCVGGSSGVGGDGIESAVMTESRDRLLASIMSEAGGYGSFLFALSNYDSSDDEGLSGWVTVNAKVCEC, from the exons ATGTCCGAGAACTCCGAGTCTTATCGCTACCGTCGCAACGAGAGATCGAGACGGCGACGCAGGTCGTGCAAGAGGTCTCCAGAGCGCCAGTATGCCTGCCCTGACCCAGAACAACCGCCAGCCAGtggccctcctcccgctTCTCGACCAGCCCAGCCACCTCAGCAGCCGCCCATTCTCCTTTCACATATTCATCCAGTCACTCTCGAAGAGAATATCCAAGGGGGAAAGGGCGTGTATGCCTCTGTCAGCGTGCTGGAACCCGTGATGCGGATTGAGCGATCTGGCACCTACAATTGTGGAGATCCCAGCGCAAGACCTGTCTATCGAATCATTGTCAGTTTCAAGCTGCAGTTCAACATCAATCGATCGACCGGAGA ACTCCAACGGCACAACCGCATCTTCGACTCGGTCAACGTTCGCTATCTCTACCGCAGCGGCGAGCGCCATGACGTTCTGCCCAagggcgatgatgttgttACGGACATCGCCATGCGCAATGAAAGCGGCGTATCAACCGACTTGACAGCCGGAGTCACCGCCACAGGTGTCGgacaccccctcccagcttTCACGGCCCATGCTCAGCATGCCAGCAAGGTCACCTACGAGCGCAAGCTTCGGAGCTGGCGCAAGTCCCTCACCTACGAAACTTACCCCCAGCCTCGATCCGACTGTCGCGACTCCTACCGGCCAACTATAACCTCGCTGCTCGGCCTCCCGTTTGCCTGCCCAGTTCCAGAGCCATCCGAGTCCTCATTTCGCGTCTCATCTTCCCACGTCAGCGGCTGTTACTGTCGAAGGCATCGTGAGTGCCGACACCGCAGTTCTCGGACATGGCCCTACAACCGAGCAGCCCACTGGTCAGGACAGACAGAAGCCCAATTACACTTGTGGACACCAGAGATTTACGAGAACATGACCTGTCCGGTCACCGTCAATCGGGAAGTCGACGCGGCTTTGATTGATAGTATCTTGAAAGTTAACAAGAAGGGCTGGAGAAATGAGGATGGACTTAGGGAACTCAGAAGATACCTTCACTTTGATTTCGATGTTGAAGTCCGCTTGAGAGAGATAGGTTGGGGCTTCATGGGAATGTTCCGATCGACATCACAGCCGCCTGAGATCAGAGCACGGAACGACTCTGGGAAACCGCTCTGCCCTGACAGGACCGAGTTTTGCGTCTCTTGCTGCACAAGCAAGATCGTCTGGCCCAAGTACGAGACAAGAGATTTGCAGAGTGAAGCTGAGGACCAG ATTGCAAAGTACGGCTTCATCCGGCGCCTCCAGTCCCCTCAAGAGTATCAAACCTCCCTTGAAGCGGGCGGTGCACCGACAGTGAGCGCCGGTTCCAGCACCGCCGTTGGAGTCGGAGTAGGTATCGGAGCAGGTGTAGCACCACCTCCGCAACCTACACCCCAAGCTCAGCCCACGAGGCAGGTGGCacagccgccgccgacaaaCTCTAGGGAAagaccacctcccccagcaccagaagaggaagacccTTTTTCTTCCGTTCCCACTAGTAACAATGACCAGTCTAACTCGCCATCGTCCTACAGAAGAGTTATGTTCTCGCCTGACTACATGGACCCGAAGCGTATCTACCATCGCCAGCACGAgcaagaagacgaggagaaACAGGGAGAGGAATGCGGAGAGAGCCAAACCAGCGGGTATACGACGTGTACGAGTACGGAAGTGGCATTTTGCCGATCGAAGCTacgagagaggagagggaggaggagatcgagGTTGTCGAGTACGACTGGGGTGACGGAGAAGAGCAGAGACTCGGAGCCGAAGGAGCTGGATACACCTATGGATGTTGATACTCCGGAAAATGTCAAGGAGATCCGTATTGTCCTGGGCCGGGAGGACAGCAAGCGGACAGAGAGCACACACCAGGTTGCTGGGCTGGAACCTGGAGCCTCGAGAACCAGAGAAAGAATTTACAGGGAAACAATGTCAATTTCTGAGTGTAGTTCTAGCTTTTGTGTCGGAGGTTCAAGTGGTGTAGGTGGAGACGGCATTGAGTCAGCGGTAATGACAGAGAGCCGTGATCGGTTGCTGGCGAGCATCATGTCGGAGGCGGGTGGGTACGGGAGTTTCTTGTTCGCACTGAGCAATTATGATAGTTCGGACGATGAGGGATTGTCGGGATGGGTTACTGTTAATGCTAAAGTATGTGAATGTTAA
- a CDS encoding hypothetical protein (EggNog:ENOG503P10B; COG:S; antiSMASH:Cluster_4): MTSNTPNSGEPFVPTKLIKHFQANHTTRDAQTSGWSALWDSQQNDLWDRGKPSPALIDLIESAPWPSRERRRPKALVPGCGKGYDVVMLALHGFDVYGLEVSPTGVETARAYAAKQLDAPLAHNYGEGNQEKYPKDQRGEVTFMAGDFFKRDWEGKCVREGETFEGFDLIYDYTFLCALLPEMRRDWGRRMGELLGPQPAKLVCLEFPLYKDLKLPGPPWALREGIYYDVLAGGGTGVFDNDEAAQSALQQPNKGPLERVARIRPSRTYPQGEGTDHLGIWQVKSW; this comes from the exons ATGACTTCTAACACACCAAACTCCGGGGAACCATTTGTTCCCaccaagctcatcaagcaTTTTCAGGCGAATCACACAACCCGAGACGCCCAGACCAGTGGGTGGTCGGCGTTGTGGGACTCGCAGCAGAACGATCTCTGGGACAGGGGGAAGCCATCGCCTGCCCTTATTGACTTGATCGAGTCTGCTCCATGGCCGTCGCGTGAGCGAAGGAGGCCAAAGGCGTTGGTGCCG GGCTGCGGAAAAGGCTATGACGTCGTGATGCTGGCCCTGCATGGGTTCGATGTGTATGGGCTTGAGGTCTCACCGACCGGTGTCGAGACCGCGAGGGCTTATGCCGCGAAGCAACTAGATGCACCCCTTGCACACAACTATGGAGAGGGGAATCAAGAAAAGTACCCGAAGGATCAGCGGGGAGAGGTAACGTTTATGGCTGGTGACTTTTTCAAGCGCGACTGGGAGGGCAAGTGTGTGCGCGAGGGGGAGACCTTTGAGGGTTTTGATCTTATCTATGATTACACT TTCTTATGTGCTCTCCTCCCGGAGATGCGTCGAGACTGGGGCCGTCGAATGGGAGAATTGCTCGGACCTCAACCTGCAAAGCTGGTTTGCCTCGAATTTCCCCTCTACAAAGACCTCAAGCTTCCTGGTCCACCATGGGCCTTGAGAGAAGGAATCTATTACGATGTGTTGGCTGGCGGTGGGACCGGGGTTTTTGATAATGACGAAGCAGCCCAATCGGCCCTGCAACAGCCCAACAAGGGACCGCTGGAGCGAGTGGCCCGCATCAGGCCTTCTCGGACGTATccacaaggagaaggaactGATCATCTGGGCATCTGGCAGGTCAAAAGCTGGTAA
- a CDS encoding hypothetical protein (antiSMASH:Cluster_4) translates to MNQCYQAKTDVKRREDVYLCSEWKHRIHTIIGHRLPNAIYRQFHKLQHPNSEVCRHAPDCISWSKIQKQYMRRKDKIDAKFQQIVRGSHPLVEDYFIRRDNRLTGLVSTWSLYYADQQCVQIKTHVVQTPHDQPWMTVIEILDRGGKQFVPRRGGMRGF, encoded by the exons ATGAATCAATGTTATCAAGCCAAGACCGATGTGAAACGTCGGGAGGACGTCTATCTTTGCTCGGAGTGGAAGCACAGGATTCACACCATTATCGGCCACCGCTTGCCGAACGCCATTTATCGCCAGTTTCACAAGTTGCAGCACCCCAACTCTGAGGTCTGCCGTCATGCTCCGGATTGCATCTCCTGGAGCAAGATCCAGAAGCAATATATGCGACGCAAAGACAAGATTGATGCCAAGTTTCAACAAATTGTCAGGGGAAGCCACCCCCTAGTTGAGGACTACTTCATTCGCAGGGACAATCG CCTCACGGGCTTGGTATCAACCTGGTCTCTCTACTATGCCGACCAGCAATGCGTCCAAATCAAAACTCACGTCGTCCAAACACCCCATGACCAGCCTTGGATGACTGTTATCGAGATTCTCGACCGAGGTGGAAAGCAGTTCGTCCCCCGTAGGGGAGGCATGAGGGGTTTCTAA
- a CDS encoding hypothetical protein (COG:O; EggNog:ENOG503NYZ8), translating into MRLYIERPIYLTTRLKSDHAALTHGNLTSSHPNVHKTPSSHPSHHHDPFNHHRSTTNKLPQSIMAKLTLLTLLGLLTPTALSLRPSPGCGKTPALVTSSSTTTPLRITSNNKQREFFVRLPQNYNSSTPHRLIFTLHALGGTAQQVIAGQGGYLPYYGLPPLANSSTTPTVFVIPNGLNNGWQNSNGEDVTFLRSVLSTVESDLCVDQDLRFSTGFSYGAAMSYSLACSLGREIRAVAALSGNPQISGCAAGSEPVAYYGQHGTTDNVLPLAQARQMRDRFLKNNGCAAQAEPPVPAAGSQGKVKTVYTGCLPDKPVTFVVFDGGHVPTPRETGESETFAHKETWEFFSQFT; encoded by the coding sequence ATGAGGCTATATATCGAAAGGCCTATTTACCTTACCACCCGGCTCAAATCCGACCATGCGGCTCTCACCCACGGCAATCTCACATCTTCACATCCCAATGTTCATaaaacaccatcctctcacccatcccaccaccatgaccctttcaaccaccaccgatcAACTACCAACAAACTCCCCCAGAGCATCATGGCCAaactcaccctcctcaccctcctagGTCTGCTGACCCCAAcagccctctccctccgcccctcccccggctGCGGCAAAACCCCCGCCCTCGtaacctcctcttccaccaccacccccctccgaataacctccaacaacaaacaacgcGAATTCTTCGtccgcctcccccaaaacTACAACTCCTCGACCCCCCACCGCCTAATCTTCACCCTCCACGCCCTAGGCGGCACAGCCCAGCAAGTCATCGCCGGCCAAGGGGGCTACCTCCCCTACTACGGCCTCCCCCCCCTagccaactcctccaccaccccaacagtCTTCGTAATCCCCAACGGCCTCAACAACGGCTGGCAAAACTCCAACGGCGAGGACGTCACCTTCCTCCGCTCCGTCCTCTCCACCGTCGAGTCAGACCTCTGCGTCGACCAGGACCTCCGCTTCTCCACCGGCTTCTCCTACGGCGCCGCAATGTCCTACTCGCTCGCCTGCTCGCTCGGGAGGGAGATCAGGGCCGTGGCCGCGCTGAGCGGGAACCCCCAGATCAGCGGGTGTGCCGCCGGCTCCGAGCCCGTCGCCTACTACGGCCAGCACGGGACGACGGACAACGTCTTGCCTCTGGCCCAGGCGAGGCAGATGAGGGATCGTTTCCTGAAAAATAACGGTTGCGCCGCCCAGGCTGAGCCGCCCGTCCCGGCGGCGGGAAGCCAGGGGAAGGTCAAGACGGTGTATACCGGTTGTTTGCCCGACAAGCCCGTCACGTTTGTCGTTTTCGACGGGGGCCATGTTCCCACCCCCAGGGAGACAGGCGAGAGCGAGACTTTTGCGCATAAGGAGACTTGGGAGTTCTTTAGTCAGTTTACCTGA
- the LIS1_2 gene encoding Lissencephaly-1 (COG:Z; SMCOG1173:WD-40 repeat-containing protein; EggNog:ENOG503NW2C; antiSMASH:Cluster_4) — MNTNILTTRQAEELHKAIIAYLTANNLSNTASALRSELNLGEDVFDPATAKKYEGLLEKKWTSVVRLQKKIMDLESRNSTLQSELENSTPTSRQNKDPVAWLPKSPARHTLQSHRNPITCVAFHPVFSSLASGSEDQTIKIWDWELGELERTIKGHTKAVLDVDFGGPRGNTLLASCSSDLTIKLWDPSDDYKNIRTLPGHDHSVSAVRFIPSGVAGGTGNLLVSASRDKTLRIWDVSTGYCVKTLRGHAEWVRDVCPSIDGRFILSTSDDYTGRLWDVSIPNPEPKTTLIGHEHVVLCCAIAPAAAYPHLAAMAGIKKPPATSAVEFMATGSRDKTIRLWDARGTCIKILVGHDNWVRGLVFHPGGKYLLSVADDYTLRCWDLTQEGRCVKTIGDAHGHFVQCIRWAPSIIKDIPAVNGEGANGESNGTPRKAAGAAGAGGEAQIRCVIATGSVDLNVRIFAN, encoded by the exons ATGAATACAAACATCCTGACCACCCGTCAGGCTGAGGAGCT ACACAAAGCCATCATCGCCTACCTTACTGCCAACAACCTTTCGAATACCGCGTCGGCTCTGCGATCAGAGCTCAAccttggggaggatgtgttTGATCCAGCAACCGCAAAGAAGTATGAGGGGCTGCTAGAGAAGAAATGGACGAGTGTCGTGCGGTTACAAAAGAAG ATCATGGATCTCGAGTCCCGGAATAGCACTTTGCAATCAGAGCTCGAAAACAGCACCCCCACGTCCCGACAAAATAAAGATCCAGTAGCCTGGCTGCCCAAATCTCCAGCCCGCCACACGCTGCAATCCCACCGAAATCCAATCACATGCGTCGCCTTCCACCCAGTATTCTCATCACTGGCTTCCGGCTCGGAGGACCAAACCATCAAGATTTGGGACTGGGAGCTGGGCGAGCTCGAAAGGACGATCAAAGGCCATACCAAAGCTGTGCTCGATGTCGATTTCGGCGGACCTAGGGGAAACACCTTGCTTGCTTCGTGCAGCTCAGACTTGACCATCAAGCTCTGGGACCCATCAGACGACTACAAGAATATCCGAACGCTCCCTGGTCACGACCACAGCGTCAGCGCAGTTCGATTCATCCCGTCAGGGGTAGCAGGTGGTACCGGCAACCTCCTTGTCAGCGCGAGTCGAGACAAGACGTTGAGGATATGGGATGTGAGCACAGGCTATTGCGTAAAGACTCTTCGAGGACACGCCGAATGGGTCCGTGATGTCTGCCCATCCATTGACGGGAGGTTCATCTTGTCGACGAGTGACGATTATACCGGCCGGTTGTGGGACGTCTCGATACCGAACCCGGAGCCGAAGACCACACTGATCGGACACGAGCATGTTGTGTTATGTTGCGCCATTGCTCCTGCGGCTGCTTATCCACATCTTGCCGCCATGGCAGGGATCAAGAAGCCACCAGCAACGAGTGCCGTAGAGTTTATGGCGACCGGCTCAAGAGACAAAACGATTCGGCTGTGGGATGCGAGAGGGACGTGTATCAAGATATTGGTGGGCCACGACAACTGGGTGCGGGGCCTTGTCTTCCACCCTGGTGGAAAGTACTTGTTGTCAGTGGCTGATGATTATACGTTGCGGTGCTGGGATCTGACCCAGGAGGGTAGATGTGTGAAGACGATAGGGGACGCACACGGGCATTTCGTGCAGTGTATCCGGTGGGCGCCTTCGATCATCAAGGATATCCCGGCAGTCAATGGTGAGGGTGCCAATGGTGAATCGAACGGGACACCAAGGAAAGCAGCGGGGGCTGCCGGTGCGGGTGGTGAGGCGCAGATTCGGTGTGTCATTGCAACGGGGAGTGTTGATTTGAACGTGAGGATTTTTGCCAACTGA